A stretch of Pseudolysobacter antarcticus DNA encodes these proteins:
- the metB gene encoding cystathionine gamma-synthase — MSRFDPATIAARAGVDIDTAHGAVMPPIYLSTNYSFAGFGKKRAYDYTRSGNPTRDVLAGALAELEGGAGAVITASGMAAITLVTAQLDRDDLLVIPHDCYGGSYRLFKAQAARGQYQLAIVDFQDRSALIEILKRKPKLVWIETPSNPLLRITDIRAVAALAHAAGAQVLVDNTFLSPALQQPIELGADLVLHSTTKYLNGHSDVVGGAVVWADAAQGEQLTWWANCLGLTGSPFDSFLTLRGLRTLAPRIAVHQENAQALATLLVAHPAVSRVHFPGLLNHPGHELAKRQQRGFGGMLSFDLRGGEEAAAAFVDGLKLYTLAESLGGVESLVAHPATMTHASMDAPARARAGIGDGLLRLSVGIESAQDLLTDLRAGLDRAVQFESSHRIAAVA, encoded by the coding sequence ATGAGCCGTTTTGATCCCGCCACGATTGCCGCGCGAGCCGGCGTTGATATCGATACGGCACACGGCGCGGTGATGCCGCCGATTTATCTTTCGACCAATTACAGTTTTGCGGGTTTTGGCAAAAAGCGCGCGTACGATTACACGCGCTCCGGCAATCCTACGCGTGATGTTCTAGCCGGTGCGCTGGCCGAACTCGAAGGCGGTGCGGGTGCGGTCATCACCGCATCCGGCATGGCTGCGATCACGCTGGTCACAGCACAACTCGATCGCGACGATCTGCTGGTGATTCCGCACGATTGCTACGGCGGCAGTTATCGTTTGTTCAAGGCGCAAGCAGCGCGTGGGCAATATCAACTCGCCATCGTCGATTTCCAGGATCGCAGCGCGTTGATCGAGATTCTCAAGCGCAAACCGAAACTGGTCTGGATCGAAACACCGAGCAATCCGCTGTTGCGTATCACCGATATTCGCGCGGTCGCGGCACTCGCGCACGCCGCCGGTGCGCAGGTGCTGGTCGACAATACTTTCCTCTCGCCGGCGTTGCAGCAGCCGATCGAACTCGGCGCCGATCTGGTCTTGCATTCGACCACGAAATATCTCAACGGCCATTCCGATGTGGTCGGCGGCGCCGTGGTCTGGGCCGATGCGGCGCAAGGCGAACAACTCACGTGGTGGGCGAATTGTCTGGGCCTGACTGGTTCGCCGTTCGACAGTTTCCTGACCTTGCGCGGCCTGCGCACGCTCGCGCCGCGCATTGCTGTGCATCAGGAAAATGCTCAGGCGCTAGCGACCTTGCTGGTCGCGCATCCGGCCGTGAGTCGCGTGCATTTTCCAGGCTTGTTGAATCATCCTGGACACGAACTCGCGAAGCGTCAGCAGCGCGGTTTTGGCGGCATGCTGAGTTTCGATCTGCGCGGTGGCGAAGAAGCCGCCGCGGCGTTCGTCGATGGTCTCAAGTTGTACACGCTGGCCGAATCGCTCGGCGGCGTCGAAAGCCTGGTCGCACATCCGGCGACGATGACGCATGCCTCGATGGATGCACCCGCGCGCGCGCGCGCCGGCATCGGCGATGGTTTGCTGCGTCTGTCGGTCGGCATCGAATCGGCGCAGGATCTGCTCACCGATTTGCGCGCCGGATTGGACCGCGCCGTGCAGTTTGAAAGCAGCCATCGCATCGCTGCGGTAGCCTGA
- a CDS encoding alpha/beta fold hydrolase encodes MAASSSRSSSSRCIPSLSSVVDAEDFSQDGILALPNPFNLHSGSSLRDASLAWTSVGPAQAPVVLVLGGISAHSQSAGAQGWWQAQCGVGKALDTRRFRLLGIDWLGGCDASTGARGDSDFPRIDALDQAHAILALLNHLGIRRVHLAVGASYGGCVVQHLARLLGPARLIRAVIISAAQRASQFGLAIRSLQRAIVTQARDATEALKLARQLAMLSYRTPQELEQRFAAQPAEQGVLAYLRHHGERFVERFDPISFARLSESLDAHNIAPQDIAVPTTLVAVREDLLVPVEQLREFAALIAAPCELVEISSLYGHDAFLKEQSQIGAVLRRALANTTVGEVA; translated from the coding sequence ATGGCCGCCAGCTCTAGTCGATCCAGCTCCAGTCGATGTATTCCCAGTTTGTCTTCGGTCGTCGACGCCGAAGATTTTTCGCAGGACGGAATTCTTGCGTTGCCGAATCCGTTCAACCTGCACAGCGGCTCATCATTGCGCGATGCAAGTCTGGCGTGGACCAGCGTTGGACCCGCGCAAGCGCCGGTAGTGCTGGTCCTCGGCGGCATTTCCGCACACAGCCAATCGGCCGGTGCGCAAGGTTGGTGGCAGGCGCAATGCGGTGTCGGCAAGGCGCTTGATACGCGTCGTTTTCGGCTGCTCGGTATCGACTGGCTCGGCGGCTGCGATGCCTCGACCGGTGCGCGCGGCGATTCCGATTTTCCGCGCATCGATGCCCTCGATCAGGCGCATGCGATCCTCGCGCTGCTCAATCATCTCGGCATTCGCCGCGTGCATCTTGCGGTCGGTGCGTCATATGGCGGCTGCGTCGTTCAGCATCTCGCACGCCTGCTCGGGCCGGCGCGGCTGATCCGCGCCGTAATCATCAGCGCTGCCCAGCGCGCGAGTCAGTTTGGTCTGGCGATTCGCAGCCTGCAGCGTGCGATTGTGACGCAGGCGCGTGATGCCACCGAAGCGCTGAAACTCGCACGCCAGCTGGCGATGCTGAGTTATCGCACGCCGCAGGAACTGGAGCAGCGTTTTGCTGCGCAGCCGGCGGAGCAGGGCGTGCTCGCGTATCTGCGTCATCACGGCGAACGGTTTGTCGAACGTTTCGATCCGATTTCTTTTGCGCGTCTGAGCGAGTCGCTGGATGCACACAACATCGCGCCGCAAGATATCGCTGTGCCGACCACGCTGGTCGCGGTGCGCGAAGATTTATTGGTGCCGGTCGAGCAGTTGCGCGAGTTTGCCGCGTTGATCGCGGCGCCGTGCGAACTGGTCGAAATCAGTTCGTTGTACGGCCACGACGCGTTCCTCAAAGAACAATCCCAGATCGGCGCGGTATTGCGCCGCGCCCTCGCAAACACCACCGTTGGAGAAGTTGCATGA
- a CDS encoding DMT family transporter — MLKAIDTPRGAFIAMLVGAALISTTSIFVRYAHVAPTVSAFYRMAFGGVMLLLGLLSFGRWRRLQLRDLVWLLLPAFLFALDLFIWHRSIHDVGPGLATLLGNFQVFVMALAGVWFFHERLGWRFLAGVGLALLGLWLLVGLDWSHASGDYRRGVILGIVTGIAYAGYMLATRYVQNGRVVLDSAQQLCVTSLLCALILALTIVVEGASFSIPDAQSWSALLGLGLVGQVLGWLLLVRAIPQLPPSLVGLLLLLQPSLSFVLDVLLFQRPTVAFDWVGLTLSLLGIFIGTSRKARVAVAPAAAVE, encoded by the coding sequence ATGCTCAAAGCCATCGATACACCGCGCGGCGCGTTCATCGCGATGTTGGTCGGCGCCGCGTTGATCAGCACTACCAGTATTTTTGTGCGTTACGCGCATGTTGCGCCGACCGTGTCGGCTTTTTATCGCATGGCTTTCGGCGGTGTCATGTTGCTGCTCGGTCTGCTTTCATTCGGGCGTTGGCGGCGCCTGCAATTACGCGATCTGGTCTGGCTGCTGTTGCCCGCGTTTTTGTTCGCGCTCGACCTGTTTATCTGGCATCGTAGTATTCACGATGTCGGCCCCGGTCTCGCCACGTTGCTTGGCAATTTCCAGGTGTTCGTGATGGCGCTAGCCGGCGTCTGGTTTTTTCACGAGCGACTCGGCTGGCGTTTTCTCGCGGGCGTCGGACTCGCGCTGCTTGGCTTGTGGTTGCTGGTCGGTTTGGATTGGTCGCATGCGAGCGGCGATTATCGGCGCGGTGTGATTCTCGGCATCGTCACCGGCATCGCCTACGCAGGTTACATGCTCGCCACGCGTTATGTGCAGAACGGCCGCGTTGTGCTCGATTCGGCGCAGCAGTTGTGTGTGACGTCGCTGTTGTGCGCGCTGATTCTGGCATTGACCATCGTCGTCGAGGGTGCGAGTTTTTCGATACCCGACGCGCAATCCTGGAGCGCGTTGCTCGGCCTTGGTCTGGTCGGGCAGGTGCTCGGTTGGTTGTTGCTGGTGCGTGCGATTCCGCAATTGCCGCCGTCGCTGGTCGGCCTGTTGTTGCTGTTGCAACCGAGTCTTTCGTTCGTGCTCGATGTGCTGCTGTTTCAACGCCCCACGGTCGCATTCGACTGGGTCGGTTTGACGTTATCCCTGCTCGGAATTTTCATCGGCACGTCGCGCAAGGCGCGTGTCGCGGTAGCTCCTGCCGCCGCCGTGGAGTGA
- a CDS encoding glutathione S-transferase family protein codes for MTDTLSLVIGDKNLSSWSLRPWLVLRHFGITFDEVRLPLDTPEFHRRIPSYSPSGRVPVLLHGELVVWDSLAILEYINETFLVGRGWPRDAAARAIARAVSAEMHSGFAALRTQLPMNCRLRTKAVPDASAQRDIERVAALWRNARERFGASGAFLFGDFCIADAMFAPVVARFVSYGIEVGVIERDYMNAILSLPAMKRWFDDAAAEVAAPARSSRNI; via the coding sequence ATGACCGATACACTTTCTCTCGTCATTGGCGACAAGAATCTTTCCTCGTGGTCGTTGCGGCCGTGGCTGGTATTGCGCCATTTCGGCATCACGTTCGACGAAGTGCGACTGCCGCTGGATACGCCGGAATTCCATCGCCGCATCCCGAGTTATTCGCCGAGCGGAAGGGTGCCGGTATTGCTGCATGGCGAGCTTGTGGTGTGGGATTCGCTGGCGATTCTCGAATATATCAACGAAACATTTCTGGTCGGCCGCGGCTGGCCGCGTGATGCCGCGGCGCGCGCCATCGCCCGTGCCGTCAGTGCCGAAATGCATTCGGGATTTGCTGCGTTGCGCACGCAGTTGCCGATGAATTGCCGGCTGCGCACCAAAGCGGTGCCGGATGCCAGTGCGCAGCGTGATATCGAACGAGTCGCGGCGTTGTGGCGTAATGCGCGCGAACGTTTTGGCGCGAGCGGTGCATTTCTGTTTGGCGATTTCTGTATCGCCGATGCGATGTTCGCGCCGGTCGTGGCGCGCTTCGTCAGTTACGGCATCGAGGTCGGCGTGATCGAGCGCGATTACATGAACGCCATTCTGTCGCTGCCCGCGATGAAGCGCTGGTTCGATGACGCCGCAGCAGAAGTCGCGGCGCCGGCACGTTCCAGCCGTAACATCTAG
- a CDS encoding L-aspartate oxidase has product MNDQFDIVVIGSGIAGLTTALAAAPKRVALITRGAFALDGSSCWAQGGIAAALGDDDTPQLHAHDTLVAGQYLNDRGAVGRLTSVAPQTVRWLAAMGARFDTRENTRHEKRFVLGREAAHSRARIVHAGGDASGAEIMRALAQAVREAAHITVLEQAQATDLLTTNGRVSGVAIQRAQGNFAVATSAVVLATGGIGALYRYTTNPSAADGSGIALALRAGAVLSDMEFVQFHPTALAPRSGHSGQLPLLTEALRGAGATLINDTGRRFLLAHSPAAELAPRDVVARAVWAELERGGQVFLDARKAVGATFPQRFPTVFAACQARGIDPREQPIPVVPAEHYLMGGIRVDEHAETPIPGIYAVGECACSGVHGANRLASNSLLEGLVFGRELGGYLARINSSTTSHVAEFAARNIEPPTLDLVQKIGDILWRNAGLVRDAQGLFSAREQLAALRHDCAEDGQDVDRIRVAQSIVDAALARRDSIGAHYRRDAVAANTAANG; this is encoded by the coding sequence GTGAACGATCAGTTCGATATCGTCGTGATCGGCTCGGGTATCGCCGGCCTCACGACGGCACTCGCCGCCGCGCCGAAACGTGTCGCGCTGATCACGCGCGGCGCGTTTGCGCTCGATGGTTCCAGCTGCTGGGCGCAGGGCGGAATTGCCGCGGCGCTCGGCGACGACGATACGCCGCAATTGCATGCGCACGACACACTTGTTGCTGGGCAATATTTGAATGACCGCGGCGCCGTCGGTCGCCTGACCAGCGTCGCGCCGCAGACCGTGCGCTGGCTCGCGGCAATGGGCGCACGTTTCGATACGCGGGAAAATACGCGCCATGAAAAACGTTTTGTGCTCGGTCGCGAAGCCGCGCATTCGCGCGCGCGCATCGTGCACGCTGGCGGCGATGCCAGCGGTGCCGAGATCATGCGCGCGCTTGCGCAAGCGGTGCGCGAAGCCGCACACATCACCGTGCTCGAGCAAGCGCAAGCCACCGATTTGTTGACAACAAATGGGCGCGTAAGCGGGGTCGCAATACAACGTGCGCAAGGTAATTTTGCCGTCGCCACGTCCGCTGTCGTGCTGGCGACTGGCGGCATCGGCGCCTTGTATCGCTACACCACCAATCCATCGGCCGCCGACGGCTCCGGCATCGCCCTGGCGCTGCGCGCCGGCGCAGTTTTGAGTGATATGGAATTTGTGCAATTCCACCCAACCGCGCTCGCGCCGCGATCGGGTCACAGCGGACAATTGCCATTGCTCACCGAGGCGCTGCGCGGCGCTGGCGCCACCTTGATAAACGATACTGGCCGACGTTTTTTGCTCGCGCATTCGCCCGCTGCCGAGCTCGCGCCACGCGATGTCGTCGCGCGTGCGGTATGGGCCGAACTGGAGCGCGGCGGCCAGGTTTTTCTGGATGCACGCAAGGCTGTGGGCGCGACATTTCCGCAGCGTTTTCCGACCGTGTTTGCGGCGTGCCAGGCGCGTGGCATCGATCCGCGCGAGCAACCGATTCCGGTGGTGCCAGCCGAGCATTATCTGATGGGCGGCATTCGTGTCGATGAGCATGCCGAAACCCCGATCCCGGGGATCTATGCGGTCGGCGAGTGTGCCTGCAGTGGCGTGCATGGGGCGAATCGTCTCGCAAGTAATTCGCTGCTCGAAGGTCTCGTGTTTGGGCGCGAGCTGGGTGGCTATCTGGCGCGTATTAATTCATCAACGACATCACATGTTGCGGAATTTGCGGCGCGTAATATCGAGCCACCGACACTCGATCTTGTGCAGAAAATCGGCGATATCCTCTGGCGAAATGCCGGGCTGGTACGTGATGCGCAGGGTCTGTTTTCAGCGCGTGAGCAACTCGCGGCACTGCGGCACGATTGTGCCGAAGATGGGCAGGATGTGGATCGCATCCGCGTGGCGCAGAGTATCGTCGATGCCGCACTCGCGCGGCGCGACAGCATTGGCGCACATTATCGTCGCGACGCGGTCGCGGCAAACACAGCTGCCAACGGCTGA
- the nadA gene encoding quinolinate synthase NadA, whose protein sequence is MSAFSVSAPRKNPSANIPALAPYSQALHEYYAPLYQRVQAVIPAIEWAAHLPYIDAINRLKRERGAVILAHNYQTPEIFHTVADFTGDSLALAQYAARADAAVIVQAGVHFMAETSKILSPEKTVLIPDLHAGCSLASSITAADVRLLKQRYPGVPVVTYVNTSADVKAETDICCTSGNAVQVVESLGVDRVIFIPDQYLGKYVASKTGVELILWAGSCEVHERFSGAELRDYRTQRSNHVDGDIHILAHPECPPDVLAEADFVGSTAAMVAHLDKQRPRRVVMITECSMSDNVAVEFPDIEFTRPCNLCPHMKRITLPKIYETLLHMRHEVTVDPAIAERARRAVENMLSLSSASALPKIKV, encoded by the coding sequence ATGTCCGCATTTTCCGTTAGTGCTCCGCGTAAAAATCCGTCCGCGAACATTCCCGCGCTCGCACCCTATTCGCAGGCCCTGCATGAGTATTACGCGCCGCTGTACCAACGCGTGCAGGCGGTGATTCCGGCCATAGAATGGGCCGCGCATCTGCCGTATATCGACGCGATCAACCGGCTCAAGCGCGAACGTGGCGCGGTGATTCTTGCGCACAATTATCAGACGCCCGAGATCTTCCACACCGTTGCCGATTTCACGGGCGACTCGCTCGCACTCGCGCAATACGCCGCGCGCGCCGATGCCGCTGTCATCGTCCAGGCCGGCGTGCATTTCATGGCCGAGACGTCGAAGATTCTGAGTCCGGAAAAAACCGTGCTGATTCCCGATTTGCACGCGGGTTGTTCGCTCGCCAGCTCGATTACGGCAGCCGATGTGCGGCTGCTCAAGCAGCGTTATCCGGGCGTGCCGGTGGTGACGTATGTGAATACTTCCGCCGACGTCAAGGCCGAGACGGATATCTGCTGCACCTCGGGCAACGCGGTGCAGGTGGTGGAATCGCTGGGCGTGGATCGCGTGATTTTTATTCCCGATCAATATCTCGGCAAATACGTCGCGTCGAAAACCGGTGTCGAGCTGATCCTGTGGGCCGGCAGTTGCGAAGTGCATGAACGTTTTAGCGGCGCCGAATTGCGCGACTACCGTACGCAGCGCAGCAACCATGTCGATGGCGATATCCATATTCTGGCGCATCCCGAATGTCCGCCGGACGTGCTTGCTGAAGCGGATTTTGTCGGCTCGACTGCGGCGATGGTGGCGCATCTCGACAAGCAACGTCCGCGTCGTGTGGTGATGATTACCGAGTGCTCGATGAGTGACAACGTCGCGGTCGAATTTCCCGATATCGAATTTACGCGGCCATGCAATCTGTGTCCGCACATGAAACGAATCACCTTGCCGAAAATCTACGAAACGCTGCTGCATATGCGCCATGAGGTCACGGTCGATCCGGCCATCGCCGAGCGCGCACGGCGTGCTGTGGAAAACATGCTGTCGCTGTCATCCGCCAGCGCATTGCCGAAGATCAAGGTGTGA
- a CDS encoding DUF2007 domain-containing protein yields the protein MKIVYRAENIIDAHLVKNALEDAGIPAFVSGYHLTGAMGELPVADLVNVMIGEHDIELAEPVVRAVDAALSEARGSLDEDFDGMPQPA from the coding sequence TTGAAAATTGTTTATCGAGCCGAAAATATCATCGATGCGCATCTGGTCAAAAACGCGCTGGAAGACGCCGGCATCCCGGCATTCGTGAGCGGTTATCACCTGACCGGCGCGATGGGTGAATTGCCGGTGGCCGATCTGGTCAACGTGATGATCGGCGAACATGATATCGAATTGGCCGAGCCGGTGGTGCGCGCGGTTGATGCGGCGTTGAGCGAAGCGCGAGGATCGCTCGACGAGGATTTCGACGGCATGCCGCAGCCTGCCTAA
- a CDS encoding acyltransferase family protein, with translation MTAAAKLSELPALTGIRGFAALWVLLFHAWGLAGAPHLLADFGVFSFGVSYFFTMGWAGVDIFFTLSAFLLVLPFAAWQLGARTKPLLREYFWRRVLRIFPAYYAQLFVLIALAFFFQIGAMPQLGQFFAHLVLWLNMDWYWVPPMNGVWWTLPIECAFYLGLPLLVYALRPYRWPWLLCAALICAISYRAIAFQLVSMDARALVLEHLAARIDQFVIGMLAGYAFVAARLRGKISSASVLNALFLLALAGIVALRLWLRVGLSAYWNGEPIFWLWHSFASVFIAMGLYAAAHAATVSSALFANRLLRFLGEISFGVYLWHFLILSWLAPWFGIIESPDLRLLALLASAIPLTVVAAWLSYMLIERPFLRIARKQTRHPAQATGVPSA, from the coding sequence TTGACTGCTGCCGCGAAACTTTCCGAGTTGCCTGCGCTCACCGGTATTCGCGGTTTCGCCGCGCTTTGGGTATTGCTGTTTCATGCGTGGGGTTTGGCTGGAGCGCCGCATTTGCTGGCTGATTTTGGCGTATTCTCATTCGGCGTGAGTTATTTCTTCACCATGGGCTGGGCCGGCGTGGATATTTTTTTCACGCTGTCGGCATTCCTACTGGTACTGCCATTTGCTGCCTGGCAGTTGGGTGCGCGCACAAAACCACTTCTGCGCGAGTATTTCTGGCGTCGTGTGTTGCGCATTTTTCCTGCCTACTATGCACAGCTTTTTGTCCTGATCGCGCTGGCATTTTTCTTCCAAATCGGCGCGATGCCCCAGCTGGGACAATTTTTTGCGCATCTGGTGTTGTGGCTCAATATGGATTGGTATTGGGTGCCGCCGATGAACGGCGTGTGGTGGACTCTGCCGATCGAATGCGCGTTTTATCTCGGCCTGCCGCTGCTCGTTTATGCGTTGCGCCCATACCGCTGGCCCTGGCTGCTGTGCGCGGCGCTGATTTGCGCGATCAGCTATCGCGCCATCGCTTTTCAGTTGGTGTCGATGGATGCACGCGCACTCGTGCTGGAACATCTCGCTGCGCGCATCGATCAATTTGTGATCGGCATGCTGGCCGGTTATGCGTTTGTGGCAGCTCGGCTGCGCGGCAAAATATCAAGCGCGTCTGTATTGAATGCACTCTTCCTGCTCGCTTTGGCCGGTATCGTGGCGCTGCGATTATGGCTGCGCGTTGGGCTCTCGGCCTACTGGAACGGCGAGCCGATATTCTGGCTCTGGCATAGTTTCGCCAGCGTTTTTATTGCAATGGGGCTTTATGCTGCTGCCCACGCTGCCACCGTTTCCAGCGCCTTGTTCGCGAATCGCTTATTGCGTTTTCTCGGCGAAATCAGCTTCGGCGTGTATCTCTGGCATTTTCTGATCCTGAGCTGGCTGGCCCCTTGGTTCGGCATTATCGAATCGCCCGACCTGCGATTGCTCGCGCTGCTCGCCTCGGCCATTCCGTTGACCGTTGTCGCAGCGTGGCTGTCATACATGCTGATCGAACGCCCATTCCTGCGTATCGCACGCAAACAGACACGGCATCCGGCACAGGCAACGGGAGTTCCATCGGCCTGA
- a CDS encoding glutamine--tRNA ligase/YqeY domain fusion protein, which produces MNDEIPISNNFIRQQVLDDRASGKHDGRVVTRFPPEPNGYLHLGHAKSICLNFGIAGEFAGRCNLRFDDTNPAKEDLEYVESIKHDVQWLGFAWSELRHASDYFAVFHLCALKLIKHGTAYVDSLSAEEIREHRGSLTQAGKDSPYRSRSVAENLDLFERMRAGEFADGAHILRAKIDMAAPNINLRDPALYRIRKVTHQNTGDLWCIYPMYDFAHVISDAVEGITHSLCTLEFEDHRPLYDWCLDQLDLGNDAELTAPLRASGLTVNVSRPQQIEFARGNLDYTVMSKRKLLALVQDGLVDGWDDPRMPTISGLRRRGFPAAAIRTFWQRAGVTKQTSVIEYSVLENCVREDLDANAPRRLAVLDPLRLVLTNLAETHEESLTFSNHPKNENFGARSVPFARELWIEREDFMEVPIKGFHRLAPGSEVRLRGIGIVRCDEVIKSDDGSIAALHCTLDLDTRHGMPGADRKVKGTIHWVSARHAVAAEIRLYDRLFDVPNPDNDDDGKTYRDHLNPNSRRIVSGWVEPSLADIAAESSVQFERLGYFVRDADSRPGKLVLNRSVTLRDSWSKPAAK; this is translated from the coding sequence ATGAACGACGAAATACCGATCAGCAATAATTTCATTCGTCAGCAGGTGCTCGACGATCGCGCGAGCGGCAAACACGACGGCCGCGTGGTGACACGTTTTCCGCCCGAGCCGAACGGCTATCTGCATCTGGGCCACGCCAAATCCATCTGCCTGAATTTCGGTATTGCCGGCGAGTTTGCGGGCCGCTGCAACCTGCGTTTCGACGATACCAATCCGGCCAAGGAAGATCTCGAATACGTCGAGTCGATCAAGCACGATGTGCAGTGGCTCGGTTTCGCATGGAGCGAGTTGCGTCACGCCTCGGACTATTTTGCGGTGTTTCATCTGTGTGCGCTGAAGCTCATCAAACACGGCACGGCGTATGTCGATTCGCTCAGCGCGGAAGAAATTCGCGAGCACCGCGGCAGCTTGACGCAGGCCGGCAAAGATAGTCCCTATCGTTCGCGCAGCGTCGCCGAAAATCTCGATCTGTTCGAGCGCATGCGCGCCGGTGAATTCGCCGATGGCGCGCATATCCTGCGCGCAAAAATCGACATGGCCGCACCGAATATCAACTTGCGTGATCCGGCCTTGTATCGCATCCGCAAAGTCACACATCAGAACACCGGCGACTTGTGGTGCATCTATCCGATGTACGATTTTGCGCATGTGATTTCGGATGCGGTGGAAGGCATCACGCATTCGCTTTGCACGCTCGAGTTTGAGGACCACCGCCCGCTGTACGACTGGTGCCTGGATCAGCTCGATCTCGGTAACGATGCCGAACTCACTGCGCCATTGCGCGCGTCCGGACTGACGGTGAATGTATCGCGTCCGCAGCAGATCGAGTTCGCGCGCGGCAACCTCGACTACACCGTGATGAGCAAACGCAAGTTGCTGGCGTTGGTGCAGGATGGACTGGTCGATGGCTGGGACGATCCGCGCATGCCGACCATTTCCGGCCTGCGTCGACGCGGGTTTCCCGCCGCGGCAATCCGCACGTTCTGGCAACGCGCCGGCGTGACCAAACAGACGTCGGTGATCGAATACAGCGTGCTCGAAAACTGCGTGCGCGAAGATCTCGATGCCAACGCGCCACGTCGCCTCGCGGTGCTCGATCCGCTGCGGCTGGTGCTGACCAATCTGGCCGAAACGCATGAAGAATCGCTGACGTTTTCGAACCACCCGAAGAACGAAAATTTCGGCGCGCGCAGCGTTCCGTTTGCGCGCGAGTTGTGGATCGAGCGCGAGGATTTCATGGAAGTGCCGATCAAGGGTTTTCATCGCTTGGCACCCGGCAGCGAAGTGCGCCTGCGCGGCATCGGCATCGTGCGTTGTGATGAAGTGATCAAGTCCGACGACGGCAGCATCGCCGCGCTGCATTGCACGCTCGATCTCGATACGCGTCACGGCATGCCGGGGGCGGATCGCAAGGTCAAGGGCACGATCCACTGGGTCAGCGCGAGGCACGCAGTGGCAGCGGAGATTCGTTTGTACGATCGACTGTTCGATGTGCCGAATCCGGATAACGACGACGATGGCAAAACCTATCGCGATCACCTGAATCCGAACTCACGGCGCATCGTCTCAGGCTGGGTCGAACCGTCGCTGGCTGACATCGCCGCGGAATCCAGCGTACAGTTCGAACGCTTGGGTTATTTCGTGCGCGACGCGGATAGCCGCCCCGGCAAACTGGTGTTGAATCGCAGCGTGACCTTGCGCGATTCCTGGAGCAAGCCCGCAGCCAAGTGA
- a CDS encoding nucleoside deaminase, which translates to MQHSPIHLSLPDWVTTEIDGDEVYTTDEQRMALAIRLARRNVELGTGGPFGAVIFSQDGRIVGLGVNRVVPQHCSVAHAEMMAFMNAQARVQRHRLNEDGARYILATSAQPCAMCYGASIWAGIDELLIGARSSDVEELTEFDEGPLPADWSGELERRGIRVQRDLLRGAAREVFVLYGEKNGLAY; encoded by the coding sequence ATGCAGCATTCTCCGATTCATCTTTCCCTGCCCGACTGGGTGACCACTGAGATCGACGGTGATGAGGTTTATACGACCGACGAACAGCGTATGGCATTGGCGATCCGGCTGGCGCGGCGCAATGTCGAACTCGGCACGGGTGGGCCGTTTGGTGCGGTGATTTTTTCGCAGGATGGACGCATTGTCGGCCTCGGCGTGAACCGCGTCGTGCCACAACATTGCTCGGTCGCACATGCCGAGATGATGGCGTTCATGAATGCACAGGCGCGAGTGCAACGGCATCGCCTGAACGAAGACGGCGCGCGTTACATTTTGGCTACCAGCGCGCAGCCTTGTGCGATGTGCTACGGCGCCAGCATCTGGGCTGGCATCGATGAGTTATTGATTGGCGCCCGCAGTTCGGACGTGGAAGAACTCACCGAGTTCGACGAAGGCCCGTTGCCGGCAGACTGGAGCGGCGAGCTGGAGCGGCGGGGTATTCGCGTGCAGCGCGATCTGCTGCGCGGCGCGGCGCGCGAAGTGTTCGTGTTGTACGGCGAGAAAAACGGGCTGGCGTACTAA